A single region of the Candidatus Bathyarchaeia archaeon genome encodes:
- a CDS encoding glycoside hydrolase family 5 protein translates to MLITHAYSILLSLLVLIALCLHLFGCDHCPHLPIQIHEGGTTLKMRRGVNIGNALEAPREGEWGVYIRDEYFSIVREAGFDTVRIPIRWSAHAEEKPPYKIDEEFFRRVDHVIDKALEQNLTVIINVHHYEEIMRDPRGHWERFLAIWRQISERYRDYPDALCFELLNEPHDALTSDLWNALLLDAVKAIRETNSTRKIVIGPVDWNNVYSLKKLIVPDDENIIVTFHLYTPFEFTHQGAEWVAPSPPVGRKWLGTEEERRQITSELDTAVQWAGEHGNIPLLLGEFGAYSKADMNSRVRWTRFVAREAEKRGIAWCYWEFCAGFGVYDPVENKWREDLLNALIPKEDTYYVFAETEHGNITGSGWYHKGTYATIKLEKTEFDSLIPIVFDHFEGLNPDKDIILDERTVKVYVDGPREIKAVWRRNYRMLATAASVAGALVIGVLILFYLKKLKRK, encoded by the coding sequence ATGCTCATAACCCACGCCTACAGCATTTTGCTCTCACTTCTAGTTTTAATAGCATTATGTTTGCATCTTTTCGGCTGCGATCACTGTCCTCATCTACCGATCCAGATTCATGAAGGAGGGACAACGCTCAAAATGAGAAGGGGAGTAAATATTGGGAATGCTCTTGAAGCCCCTAGAGAGGGTGAATGGGGGGTTTACATAAGAGATGAATACTTTAGCATAGTAAGAGAAGCTGGCTTCGACACTGTTAGAATACCTATAAGATGGTCTGCCCACGCCGAGGAGAAACCGCCATATAAAATCGACGAAGAATTTTTTAGGAGAGTTGATCATGTTATAGATAAGGCTTTAGAGCAGAATCTAACCGTAATAATCAACGTCCACCATTACGAGGAGATAATGCGTGACCCGCGGGGGCATTGGGAGCGCTTTTTAGCCATCTGGCGGCAGATATCTGAGCGCTATAGGGATTATCCTGACGCCCTTTGCTTTGAGCTGCTTAATGAGCCGCATGATGCTTTAACAAGCGATCTATGGAATGCGTTGCTTCTGGACGCCGTTAAAGCTATAAGGGAGACCAATTCTACGAGAAAAATAGTGATAGGGCCAGTTGACTGGAATAACGTTTACAGCCTTAAGAAACTAATCGTACCTGACGATGAAAACATAATAGTTACATTCCATTTGTACACTCCATTTGAGTTTACTCATCAGGGCGCCGAATGGGTTGCCCCGTCTCCGCCAGTTGGCAGAAAATGGCTGGGAACGGAGGAGGAGCGAAGGCAGATTACAAGCGAGCTGGATACAGCGGTTCAATGGGCTGGAGAGCATGGAAATATCCCGCTACTCCTTGGGGAATTTGGGGCTTACAGTAAAGCCGACATGAATTCTAGGGTTAGATGGACGCGTTTTGTAGCTAGGGAGGCTGAGAAGAGAGGTATTGCGTGGTGTTACTGGGAGTTCTGCGCGGGGTTTGGGGTTTACGATCCGGTGGAGAATAAGTGGCGTGAGGACTTATTGAACGCCCTAATTCCGAAAGAGGATACCTACTACGTCTTCGCTGAGACTGAGCATGGAAATATCACCGGGTCCGGATGGTATCATAAGGGCACATACGCCACAATAAAACTTGAGAAAACAGAATTCGATTCCTTAATTCCAATAGTATTTGATCATTTTGAGGGGTTAAACCCGGATAAAGACATAATACTGGATGAAAGAACTGTTAAAGTCTATGTTGACGGTCCAAGAGAGATAAAGGCTGTATGGAGAAGAAACTACAGAATGCTGGCGACGGCTGCTTCGGTAGCTGGAGCACTTGTGATAGGGGTATTGATTCTCTTCTACCTTAAGAAACTAAAAAGAAAATAG
- a CDS encoding TRAM domain-containing protein: MQSERRNDRRGRRFNRSRERRLPPKPVELGKEYDVEVKEVSRKGDGVARIQGLVTFIPNAKPGDHIRVKITKIGRRFAEAEIVSPSQ; the protein is encoded by the coding sequence ATGCAAAGTGAAAGGAGAAATGATAGGAGGGGAAGACGCTTCAATAGAAGTAGAGAAAGGAGGCTTCCGCCCAAACCAGTTGAGCTGGGAAAAGAATACGACGTTGAGGTTAAAGAAGTTAGCCGGAAAGGAGACGGTGTAGCGAGAATACAAGGGCTGGTAACATTTATACCGAACGCTAAGCCAGGTGACCATATAAGAGTGAAGATAACTAAAATTGGCCGAAGGTTCGCGGAAGCTGAAATAGTCAGTCCATCCCAATAA
- a CDS encoding OB-fold nucleic acid binding domain-containing protein, producing MKIKELRDGMRKVDLVAKVLEISEPREVVSRFSGQVFRVADAIIGDETGTIKLSLWNEQIERINVNDTIKIENGYVRSFRGERQLNVGKFGKITVL from the coding sequence ATGAAGATTAAGGAGTTGAGGGATGGAATGCGGAAGGTTGATCTCGTAGCGAAGGTTCTGGAGATCTCGGAGCCACGTGAAGTTGTCTCAAGGTTTAGCGGACAAGTCTTCAGGGTTGCTGACGCTATTATAGGCGACGAAACCGGAACAATAAAGCTGTCTCTGTGGAATGAGCAGATCGAGCGGATAAACGTGAACGACACGATAAAGATTGAGAATGGTTACGTTAGGTCATTCAGAGGGGAACGCCAACTAAACGTTGGTAAATTTGGGAAGATAACTGTCCTGTAA
- a CDS encoding hydroxymethylglutaryl-CoA synthase: MGSEPIERRVSYIGDRLKGSRCPFCGKEYFRTRKYCGSCGRKSLGKMIDIDFFYEKGILETCTVIREPTNRFVKLGAYIYGIVSFHNGEVRVPGRLTDMIMDGGKPVNLDELEGREVVPRFRRRYSVDKSDIIPTISLAFTFADEYYPYQPYEIVKPSKEYDVPGIVGYGVYISKFRIKEGAMERSVPFIDEDAITAAVEAGKLALIHSGVDHRLIGKIYVGSESNPYAVNPIASKVAQVLKLGEEEKAEGVQGVDAVDTEFACKAATSMFKDAMALVYYPKDPINYVMVIGADNAQAAPRDEPGGELDFFVGFGGAAFIFGMKDVIAEIEGWYSCTSDTPDFWRRDTERYPRHGGRFTGEPAYFKHIVKAGRKLMEKMNLKPSDIDYFVCHQPNPAFPARAAATLGFKPDQYMLGLQVSKFGNTYSGSSPIGLAAILDQAEPHKRIMIVSYGSGAGSDAYLFVTTSQIKDKRSRQKFTVKYQAENSFIEYVDYTTYRRFKEGL; this comes from the coding sequence GTGGGCAGTGAACCCATAGAGAGAAGAGTATCATATATTGGGGATAGGCTTAAGGGCAGCAGGTGCCCCTTCTGCGGAAAAGAGTATTTTAGGACGAGGAAGTATTGTGGAAGCTGTGGTAGGAAAAGTCTTGGAAAAATGATTGACATAGATTTCTTTTATGAGAAAGGGATTCTTGAAACATGCACGGTTATAAGGGAACCAACCAACAGGTTCGTGAAGCTCGGAGCATACATTTATGGAATAGTATCCTTCCATAATGGGGAGGTTAGGGTTCCGGGAAGATTAACCGACATGATCATGGATGGCGGTAAACCAGTGAACCTAGACGAGCTAGAGGGCAGGGAGGTTGTTCCAAGGTTCAGGCGTAGATATTCTGTTGACAAAAGCGATATTATACCAACGATATCTCTGGCTTTCACGTTCGCCGACGAATACTACCCATACCAACCATACGAGATAGTTAAGCCGAGCAAGGAATACGATGTGCCGGGCATAGTGGGCTACGGAGTATACATATCAAAGTTCAGAATTAAGGAGGGCGCCATGGAGCGTTCAGTCCCATTTATAGACGAAGACGCGATAACAGCTGCGGTTGAGGCTGGAAAACTCGCCCTGATACATTCTGGCGTAGATCACAGGCTTATAGGCAAAATCTACGTGGGCTCAGAATCAAACCCATACGCCGTCAACCCAATAGCATCAAAGGTTGCACAAGTCCTTAAACTCGGTGAGGAGGAGAAAGCTGAAGGCGTTCAAGGAGTCGACGCTGTGGACACCGAGTTCGCGTGTAAGGCTGCGACAAGCATGTTTAAGGATGCGATGGCGCTGGTATACTACCCTAAGGATCCCATAAATTACGTGATGGTTATAGGCGCCGACAACGCTCAGGCAGCGCCTAGGGATGAGCCCGGCGGCGAATTAGACTTTTTCGTCGGCTTCGGGGGAGCAGCGTTCATCTTTGGCATGAAAGACGTTATAGCGGAGATTGAAGGATGGTATTCATGCACGTCTGATACGCCGGACTTCTGGAGGAGGGACACGGAGCGTTATCCGCGCCATGGCGGGCGCTTCACCGGCGAGCCAGCCTACTTTAAGCATATTGTGAAGGCTGGTAGGAAGCTCATGGAGAAAATGAATCTGAAGCCCAGCGACATCGATTACTTCGTTTGCCATCAACCCAACCCCGCTTTCCCAGCTAGGGCTGCGGCAACGCTGGGCTTTAAACCCGACCAATACATGCTTGGCTTACAGGTCTCAAAATTTGGCAACACATACTCTGGATCCTCGCCAATAGGTTTAGCCGCCATACTAGATCAGGCCGAGCCGCATAAAAGAATAATGATTGTGAGCTACGGCTCAGGCGCTGGAAGCGACGCGTATCTCTTCGTGACGACCAGCCAGATTAAAGATAAGAGAAGCCGCCAGAAATTTACCGTTAAATATCAAGCTGAAAACAGCTTCATCGAGTACGTGGATTACACAACATATAGGAGATTCAAAGAAGGCCTCTAA
- a CDS encoding formylmethanofuran--tetrahydromethanopterin N-formyltransferase, whose protein sequence is MNAFIEDTYAEAFEGLYFRILVTASDKRILIKAAEDATATPSTVIGRIEGGIERWVPKNETPDGRLGVILQFWSGIDERKPVEEAVRRFYRELSYRIRQDILVKPFTSVFDACPNPIGKVDTLELIGHCGDGYEWIERRYGREMIIVPIMVPDFKIERFLGYGRGVMGGNFWYMCRTKRAVLEAGRKALRAISQIESVVTPFDICAAGSKPETKFPQIGPTTNHPYCPSLKSRLGSESKVPEGVRYIPEIVINGLTLDSVQEAMRAGIRAAMSVKGVVRISAGNYDGKLGKYIISLKEIMHDF, encoded by the coding sequence ATGAATGCATTTATTGAGGATACTTACGCTGAAGCCTTCGAAGGATTATATTTTAGGATCCTTGTCACTGCAAGCGATAAAAGAATCCTCATAAAAGCGGCTGAAGATGCAACCGCAACCCCCTCAACGGTTATCGGGCGGATTGAGGGGGGAATTGAACGCTGGGTTCCGAAAAATGAGACGCCTGATGGGCGTTTAGGTGTGATACTGCAGTTTTGGAGCGGAATAGATGAGAGAAAACCTGTTGAAGAGGCGGTTAGGAGATTTTATAGGGAACTCTCCTATAGAATCAGACAGGACATACTTGTTAAGCCCTTCACATCGGTTTTCGACGCGTGCCCAAACCCTATAGGTAAGGTTGATACGCTGGAGCTGATAGGGCATTGCGGCGACGGATACGAGTGGATTGAAAGGCGGTACGGGCGGGAAATGATAATTGTACCAATAATGGTTCCAGACTTCAAGATTGAACGTTTTCTTGGCTATGGCCGCGGGGTTATGGGCGGAAACTTTTGGTACATGTGTCGAACAAAGAGAGCCGTATTAGAGGCTGGGAGAAAAGCCTTGAGGGCTATAAGCCAAATCGAGAGCGTGGTCACACCCTTCGACATATGTGCAGCCGGCTCAAAACCTGAAACAAAGTTTCCGCAAATAGGCCCTACAACCAACCACCCCTATTGCCCATCACTGAAAAGCAGGCTTGGATCTGAGTCCAAGGTTCCAGAAGGCGTTCGCTACATACCGGAGATAGTGATAAATGGGTTAACTCTAGACTCCGTTCAAGAAGCCATGAGAGCGGGCATCAGGGCTGCCATGAGTGTTAAAGGCGTTGTAAGAATCTCAGCTGGGAATTATGACGGTAAGCTCGGCAAATACATTATATCCTTAAAGGAGATTATGCATGACTTTTGA
- a CDS encoding carbohydrate kinase family protein: MTFEVVCFGALNVDKLYRVDRLAGADEESVITDFSESPGGSAANTAVGLARLGVKVGYIGKVAKDREGELLLKAFLSEGVDTDGIVVSEAGRSGSVIGFVDQKGNRALYLDPGVNNTLRYEEINLDYVKGAKILHLTSFAGEPPFEAQRKLIESIPNIKVTFDPGVIYARKGLGALKPIIEKTYAFLPSESEMRLLTGRDYREGARILLNEGVQIVAVKLGERGCYVTDGYEEHLIDPFKVKVVDTTGAGDAFCAGFIYGLLRGKSLRECGVLGNFVASRCLTRMGARDGLPRLESLPLELR; this comes from the coding sequence ATGACTTTTGAGGTAGTTTGTTTCGGCGCGCTGAACGTCGACAAGCTCTATAGGGTTGATAGGTTAGCGGGCGCAGACGAGGAGAGCGTGATAACGGATTTTAGCGAAAGCCCCGGCGGCTCAGCCGCCAACACCGCTGTGGGGTTGGCGCGGCTTGGCGTTAAGGTTGGCTATATTGGCAAGGTTGCTAAAGATAGGGAAGGCGAACTACTCTTAAAGGCTTTCTTGAGCGAGGGCGTTGATACGGATGGAATAGTCGTTTCCGAGGCGGGTAGAAGCGGGTCGGTTATAGGCTTCGTGGATCAGAAGGGAAACAGAGCATTATACTTAGACCCCGGCGTCAACAACACGCTAAGATACGAGGAAATAAACTTGGACTACGTTAAAGGCGCAAAAATTCTACATTTGACCTCCTTTGCGGGAGAACCGCCCTTCGAAGCCCAGAGAAAGCTGATTGAAAGCATTCCTAACATTAAAGTCACCTTTGACCCCGGAGTTATCTATGCCCGGAAAGGCTTAGGTGCCCTTAAACCCATAATAGAGAAAACATACGCTTTCCTGCCAAGTGAGAGTGAAATGCGCCTTTTAACTGGGAGAGATTATCGTGAGGGCGCCCGAATCCTGCTCAATGAGGGCGTGCAGATCGTTGCGGTTAAGCTTGGGGAGAGAGGCTGCTACGTTACGGACGGCTACGAAGAACATTTAATAGACCCATTTAAGGTTAAAGTTGTTGATACGACTGGTGCCGGCGACGCTTTCTGCGCAGGCTTCATATATGGGTTACTCAGAGGGAAGAGCCTAAGAGAATGCGGTGTTCTCGGAAACTTTGTTGCTTCAAGATGCTTAACGAGGATGGGGGCGAGGGATGGGCTCCCAAGACTGGAGAGTTTACCGCTGGAGCTCCGTTAG